From Diadema setosum chromosome 5, eeDiaSeto1, whole genome shotgun sequence, the proteins below share one genomic window:
- the LOC140228341 gene encoding uncharacterized protein — MFHVPNDNPRRKNGGRAILWMIPRSISTAFAKCMSGIPGCEVWIEPFGISHLGMTLLEKHGITDCPMSYDGHEREFKLTAQELENFAPGTTFFPDRLPFASIKKKLEESTSKYVFVKDECYAMSSDQRRQFIPKGYQHAFIIRHPLLVYRSMRKASFAQYLEGGILKFNETDESSFDFRPYAKEYDLNAVFQQHHELWTYIRDRINPSPLVIDSSALLTNPAPILREFCEAVGFPYSESLLQWSESPEVAKLWKWPGDDIYKNKAFLGVSMNSTHFTPPAAVPPWEEVTDDVRELAEKAMPYYEDMLKHRPIE; from the exons ATGTTTCATGTACCGAATGACAACCCTCGCAGAAAAAATGGAGGTCGGGCAATTCTGTGGATGATACCAAGATCGATCTCGACGGCGTTTGCGAAATGCATGTCGGGGATTCCAGGCTGCGAGGTGTGGATAGAACCGTTTGGCATCAGCCACTTGGGAATGACGCTACTGGAGAAACATGGGATCACAGACTGTCCCATGAGCTATGATGGCCACGAGAGGGAGTTCAAGTTAACTGCCCAGGAGCTAGAGAACTTTGCACCCGGAACCACTTTCTTTCCAGATAGACTACC GTTTGCATCTATCAAGAAAAAGTTGGAGGAATCAACTAGTAAATATGTTTTCGTTAAGGATGAATGCTATGCCATGTCAAGTGATCAGAGACGGCAGTTCATCCCAAAAGGATACCAACACGCCTTCATTATCCGGCACCCTCTACTAGTGTACAGGTCTATGAGAAAGGCGTCCTTCGCACAGTATCTAGAAGGCGGCATTCTGAAGTTCAACGAAACTGATGAAAGTTCCTTCGACTTCCGCCCCTATGCCAAGGAGTATGACCTAAATGCCGTCTTCCAGCAGCATCACGAGCTCTGGACCTACATACGAGATCGTATCAACCCGTCACCCTTGGTCATCGATTCGTCTGCTCTTCTCACCAACCCCGCCCCGATACTTCGAGAGTTCTGTGAAGCCGTGGGTTTCCCCTACTCAGAGTCGCTCCTGCAATGGTCCGAGTCGCCTGAGGTAGCCAAGTTATGGAAATGGCCAGGTGATGATATCTATAAGAATAAAGCCTTCTTGGGCGTGTCCATGAACAGCACCCATTTCACTCCACCAGCAGCGGTGCCACCCTGGGAGGAGGTAACAGACGATGTGCGGGAGCTCGCCGAGAAAGCGATGCCGTACTACGAAGACATGCTTAAACATCGGCCTATTGAGTAG